Proteins encoded within one genomic window of Candidatus Pseudothioglobus singularis PS1:
- a CDS encoding pyridoxal-phosphate-dependent aminotransferase family protein gives MKSFSPPNRLLMGPGPSDVHPRILSAMARQTIGHLDPAFIEMMDETKQMLQYAFMTENELTMPISAPGSAGMEACFVNLVEPGDKVIVCINGVFGSRMKENVTRIGGHAIIVNDEWGKPVDPQKVEQSLIDNPDAKIVAFVHAETSTGALSDAKLICELANNHGCITIVDAVTSLVGSELRVDDWGIDAIYSGSQKCLSAMPGLSPVSFSEKAIHKITHRSTPVTSWFLDLNLVMGYWGKGAKRAYHHTAPVNTLYGLHESLVMLTEEGLENSWARHQSNHLLLREGLSKLGIHYLVDEPSRLPQLNSVFIPEGTNEAEVRSTLLNDYNIEIGAGLGDLAGKIWRIGLMGHTSRKENIDLCLSALQKTL, from the coding sequence ATGAAATCATTTTCTCCGCCAAATAGATTACTTATGGGTCCAGGCCCTTCAGATGTTCACCCAAGAATTTTAAGTGCCATGGCAAGGCAGACAATTGGACATCTAGATCCTGCGTTTATAGAAATGATGGATGAAACGAAGCAGATGCTTCAGTATGCATTCATGACTGAAAACGAGCTAACTATGCCTATCTCAGCTCCAGGTTCTGCTGGCATGGAGGCGTGCTTTGTTAATTTGGTTGAACCTGGTGACAAGGTCATTGTGTGCATTAATGGTGTTTTTGGCTCTCGAATGAAAGAGAATGTCACTCGGATTGGTGGTCATGCCATCATCGTAAACGACGAATGGGGTAAACCAGTAGACCCTCAAAAAGTTGAACAGAGTTTAATTGACAATCCTGATGCCAAAATTGTTGCCTTCGTTCATGCCGAAACTTCAACTGGCGCCCTATCAGACGCAAAGCTAATTTGTGAATTAGCAAACAATCACGGGTGCATTACAATTGTTGACGCAGTAACCTCTTTAGTGGGATCAGAATTGAGAGTGGATGATTGGGGCATAGATGCGATTTATTCGGGCTCACAAAAGTGTCTTTCTGCAATGCCAGGCCTATCGCCTGTTAGTTTTAGTGAGAAAGCCATTCATAAAATTACACATCGAAGCACTCCAGTTACCAGTTGGTTTTTAGACCTTAACCTGGTCATGGGTTACTGGGGAAAGGGAGCAAAGCGAGCCTATCACCATACAGCACCGGTCAACACCTTGTATGGACTCCATGAGTCTTTAGTTATGCTGACTGAAGAGGGACTTGAAAACTCCTGGGCGCGACATCAATCAAATCATCTTTTACTAAGAGAAGGGTTAAGTAAGCTTGGTATTCATTACCTTGTTGATGAGCCAAGTAGACTTCCACAGCTCAATAGTGTATTTATTCCAGAAGGCACAAATGAAGCAGAAGTTCGCTCAACTCTTCTTAATGATTACAACATAGAAATCGGAGCTGGTCTAGGGGACTTAGCTGGAAAGATATGGAGAATTGGTCTAATGGGGCACACCTCAAGGAAGGAAAATATAGACCTTTGCTTATCAGCCCTTCAAAAAACTTTATAA
- a CDS encoding YfhL family 4Fe-4S dicluster ferredoxin: MSLLITDECINCDVCVPECPNEAIYMGEEIYEIDGDLCTECVGHFDTPQCVEVCPVDCCLPDPDRVETDEELLAKIKD, from the coding sequence ATGTCTCTACTGATTACAGATGAATGCATTAACTGTGATGTTTGCGTGCCGGAGTGTCCGAACGAAGCCATCTATATGGGTGAAGAAATCTATGAAATTGATGGGGATCTTTGTACTGAGTGTGTAGGACATTTTGACACCCCACAATGCGTTGAAGTCTGCCCAGTGGATTGCTGCCTTCCCGATCCTGACAGGGTCGAGACAGATGAAGAGCTACTAGCAAAAATTAAAGACTAA
- a CDS encoding peptidylprolyl isomerase, with protein sequence MRRLLVIFALLFSTFSIANLDDGIYAHLTTSKGEITVELAYKKAPLTVTNFIALSEGTKVSNKELGTPFYDGLVFHRVIDEFMIQGGDPKGNGTGGPGYMFADEFSDLIHDRPGVLSMANSGPNTNGSQFFITHVPTPWLDGKHSVFGSVVEGLDAVNSIKQGDILEAVRIERVGEEANQFAANEDSFNALISKANENILTSLKRRQKDFESYVSSTYPNAKETDLGYFTSVNKQGGGVSPNKGQIVSVDIALKANTGEVMRAAGSPIPFILGNGEIISIIEENAQEMTIGEERTVIATYESVFGDAPSGNIPQDAFIIFDLILIAAEDN encoded by the coding sequence ATGAGAAGACTTTTAGTTATCTTTGCACTCCTATTTTCCACTTTTTCTATTGCAAATCTTGATGATGGAATATACGCTCACCTGACAACGAGTAAAGGAGAAATCACTGTTGAACTGGCCTATAAAAAAGCCCCGCTCACTGTGACCAACTTTATTGCTCTATCTGAAGGAACCAAGGTAAGTAATAAAGAACTTGGAACACCTTTTTATGATGGATTAGTTTTTCATAGGGTTATTGATGAATTTATGATTCAGGGCGGAGACCCGAAAGGGAACGGCACTGGCGGGCCAGGGTATATGTTTGCCGATGAATTTTCAGATCTCATTCATGACAGGCCTGGTGTTCTATCCATGGCAAACTCAGGACCAAATACTAACGGTTCTCAATTTTTTATCACCCATGTCCCAACGCCTTGGCTTGATGGAAAGCATAGCGTATTTGGCTCTGTTGTTGAGGGATTGGATGCCGTTAATTCAATTAAACAAGGCGACATATTAGAAGCTGTTAGGATCGAACGTGTGGGAGAGGAAGCCAATCAATTTGCTGCCAATGAGGATTCATTTAATGCATTAATCTCAAAAGCTAATGAAAATATATTGACAAGCCTAAAGCGTCGTCAAAAGGACTTTGAATCGTATGTGTCTTCAACTTATCCTAATGCAAAAGAAACCGATTTGGGTTACTTCACTAGCGTCAACAAACAAGGTGGTGGCGTTTCACCCAATAAGGGTCAAATCGTTTCTGTTGATATCGCACTTAAAGCGAATACTGGTGAAGTGATGCGTGCTGCTGGGAGCCCTATTCCGTTTATTCTTGGCAATGGGGAAATCATCAGCATTATTGAAGAGAATGCTCAAGAGATGACGATTGGAGAAGAGAGAACAGTCATTGCAACCTATGAGTCTGTATTTGGTGATGCCCCAAGCGGTAATATTCCTCAAGATGCTTTCATCATTTTTGATCTTATACTTATAGCTGCTGAGGACAATTAA
- the mraY gene encoding phospho-N-acetylmuramoyl-pentapeptide-transferase — protein MFLELLSFLASLDTGFNVLSYLTVRAVFAMMTALLITLFLGKWIISKLLQYQIGQVIRDDGPETHLEKKGTPTMGGVLILFAFFTSVLIWGDWRNPFLWIVISTALLFGLVGFVDDYLKIKKQNSDGLSRKQKLLTQTVGTLLICMWLLSLNSKTIGSELLIPFFKDLIIPLNAIGFLLIGWFAIVGGSNSVNLTDGLDGLAIMPVILISGALAVFAYIGGNYNFSAYLNMPFMPGTGEVFVLCAALIGAGFGFLWFNTYPAEIFMGDTGSLSLGAILAVIAIIVHQEILLILMGGIFVAETLSVIIQIGYFKRTQERFFLMAPIHHHFEKKGLKEPKIIVRFWIVTLILVLISLASIKIR, from the coding sequence ATGTTTCTAGAGCTTTTAAGCTTTCTTGCATCCCTAGACACTGGTTTCAATGTTCTAAGCTACTTAACGGTGAGGGCAGTTTTCGCAATGATGACTGCTCTACTCATAACCCTTTTTCTAGGAAAATGGATCATATCTAAACTTCTGCAGTATCAAATAGGGCAAGTCATTCGTGATGATGGACCTGAAACCCATTTGGAGAAAAAAGGCACCCCAACGATGGGCGGCGTACTGATCCTTTTTGCTTTTTTTACCAGTGTTCTTATATGGGGAGATTGGCGAAACCCTTTTCTATGGATTGTAATTTCTACTGCCCTCCTTTTTGGCTTAGTGGGCTTTGTTGATGACTACTTAAAAATTAAAAAACAAAACTCTGATGGTCTAAGCAGAAAACAAAAACTCTTGACTCAAACCGTTGGCACTCTATTAATCTGTATGTGGTTGTTGAGTTTGAACTCTAAGACTATTGGCTCAGAGCTACTCATTCCATTCTTTAAAGATCTTATCATTCCTTTAAATGCTATAGGGTTTTTACTTATAGGCTGGTTTGCTATTGTCGGCGGCTCCAATTCTGTGAACCTCACTGATGGGCTTGATGGGCTGGCAATTATGCCTGTGATACTGATTAGTGGTGCACTGGCAGTCTTCGCCTACATTGGTGGTAACTATAATTTTTCAGCCTATCTTAATATGCCATTTATGCCTGGGACTGGAGAAGTATTTGTTCTGTGTGCAGCACTGATTGGTGCTGGCTTTGGCTTTCTCTGGTTTAACACTTATCCAGCAGAAATCTTCATGGGAGATACTGGATCTCTGTCACTAGGCGCTATCCTTGCTGTCATTGCAATCATTGTCCATCAGGAAATTCTATTGATACTGATGGGTGGTATATTTGTAGCTGAAACGCTCTCAGTTATCATACAAATTGGCTACTTTAAGAGAACGCAAGAAAGATTTTTTTTGATGGCCCCCATTCATCATCACTTTGAAAAAAAGGGCCTTAAAGAGCCCAAGATTATTGTGCGCTTTTGGATTGTTACATTGATCCTTGTTTTAATCAGCTTAGCAAGTATCAAGATTAGATAA
- the dcd gene encoding dCTP deaminase, which produces MSIKSDNWIRRMSLEEDMIKPFEPKQIRRANDQKIISYGTSSYGYDVRCSTEFKIFTNINHNIVDPKNFNEQSFVEVNSDECIIPPNSFALASTIEYFRIPRSTLVICLGKSTYARCGIIVNVTPLEPEWEGHVTLEFSNTTPLPAKIYANEGVAQMLFFESDEMCETSYKDRNGKYQGQTGVTLPKA; this is translated from the coding sequence ATGAGCATTAAATCAGACAACTGGATCCGACGAATGTCCCTTGAAGAGGATATGATTAAGCCATTTGAGCCCAAGCAAATCCGTCGAGCGAATGATCAAAAGATTATCTCTTATGGCACCTCCAGCTATGGATATGATGTCAGATGCTCAACAGAATTTAAAATATTTACCAACATCAATCACAACATTGTTGATCCAAAAAATTTCAATGAGCAAAGCTTCGTTGAGGTCAACTCTGATGAATGCATTATCCCTCCCAACTCATTTGCACTTGCAAGTACTATTGAGTATTTCAGGATCCCTCGTTCAACCCTGGTCATTTGCCTTGGAAAATCAACCTATGCAAGATGCGGAATCATTGTCAATGTCACTCCACTTGAACCAGAATGGGAAGGCCATGTAACACTTGAATTTTCAAATACAACTCCCCTCCCAGCAAAAATATATGCCAATGAGGGTGTTGCCCAGATGCTCTTTTTTGAATCAGATGAAATGTGTGAGACCTCCTACAAGGATAGAAATGGCAAATACCAGGGTCAAACCGGTGTTACCCTTCCTAAAGCTTAA
- a CDS encoding peptide chain release factor 3, translating to MSEISKRRTFAIISHPDAGKTTVTEKLLLYGGAIKTAGSVKARKANTHATSDWMEMEKERGISVTSSVMQFPYDNHIINLLDTPGHEDFSEDTYRTLTAVDSALMVIDVAKGVEQRTIKLMEVCRLRDTPILTFINKLDREGKEPIDLLDEVESVLNIECSPITWPIGMGKGFKGVYHLLEDKVYLFESGKNASIGDNTLIDGIDNAKLDEFLGKELAQEAREEIELITGTTNPFDINDFLEGKQTPVFFGSAINNFGIENLLDGFIQYAPIPQERESDIRNVLPEEKKLTGFVFKIQANMDPKHHDRLAFMRIVSGEYQKGMKLLQVSSGKQIKIANAVTFMSRERSSTDFAYAGDVIGIHNHGGIGIGDTFTQGEKINFQGIPNFAPELFRRAQLKDPLKAKALQKGLDQLSEEGATQVFRPVSNSSQILGAVGILQFDVVAHRLKYEYGVDCQFETINVATARWVSGSEKDIEQLKIKAGNNIAIDSAGMLTYLAPSMVNLQLTIERHPELTFSSTREH from the coding sequence ATGTCTGAAATCTCTAAACGTCGCACCTTTGCGATTATTTCTCATCCAGATGCTGGCAAGACGACTGTCACTGAAAAACTCTTGCTGTATGGTGGTGCAATTAAAACGGCTGGAAGCGTTAAAGCAAGAAAAGCAAATACGCATGCTACGAGTGACTGGATGGAAATGGAAAAAGAAAGAGGAATATCTGTTACCTCCTCTGTCATGCAGTTTCCATATGATAATCACATCATTAATCTTCTAGACACCCCTGGACACGAAGATTTTTCTGAGGATACCTACAGAACACTAACAGCAGTCGACTCTGCATTAATGGTAATTGATGTTGCAAAGGGTGTTGAGCAAAGAACTATTAAATTAATGGAGGTTTGCAGACTCAGGGATACACCAATATTAACCTTTATCAACAAGCTAGATCGCGAAGGAAAGGAGCCCATTGATTTACTAGATGAGGTGGAGTCAGTCTTAAATATTGAGTGCTCACCAATCACTTGGCCAATTGGAATGGGCAAAGGCTTTAAGGGTGTTTATCACTTGCTAGAAGACAAAGTTTATCTTTTTGAAAGTGGTAAGAATGCAAGTATCGGTGACAATACCTTAATTGATGGAATTGATAATGCCAAGCTCGATGAGTTTTTAGGTAAAGAGCTGGCACAAGAGGCCCGTGAAGAAATCGAACTCATTACAGGAACTACCAACCCCTTCGATATTAATGACTTTCTAGAAGGAAAACAAACGCCCGTTTTTTTTGGATCAGCAATCAATAATTTTGGTATTGAAAACCTTTTAGATGGCTTCATACAGTACGCGCCAATCCCCCAAGAAAGAGAGAGTGATATTCGAAACGTTCTCCCTGAAGAAAAAAAACTTACGGGTTTTGTATTTAAAATTCAAGCAAACATGGACCCTAAGCATCATGACCGCCTTGCCTTTATGAGGATTGTGAGTGGAGAGTATCAAAAAGGTATGAAGCTTCTCCAAGTTTCAAGTGGCAAACAAATTAAAATTGCCAATGCTGTAACATTTATGTCCCGTGAGAGAAGCTCGACAGATTTTGCCTATGCTGGTGATGTTATTGGCATCCACAACCATGGAGGAATTGGAATTGGAGATACCTTTACTCAAGGCGAGAAAATTAATTTCCAAGGAATACCTAACTTTGCACCTGAGCTCTTTAGAAGAGCCCAACTAAAAGACCCTCTCAAAGCAAAAGCCCTTCAAAAAGGCCTTGATCAGCTCTCGGAAGAAGGAGCCACTCAGGTCTTTAGACCTGTTTCAAATAGCTCTCAAATTTTAGGTGCTGTAGGAATACTTCAGTTTGATGTTGTTGCTCATAGGCTTAAATATGAGTATGGGGTTGACTGTCAATTTGAGACGATTAATGTCGCAACAGCAAGATGGGTCTCAGGCTCTGAAAAGGACATAGAACAACTCAAAATAAAAGCTGGAAATAATATAGCCATTGATAGCGCAGGCATGCTGACATACCTAGCACCAAGTATGGTAAATCTTCAACTCACTATTGAACGTCACCCAGAATTAACTTTCAGCTCAACAAGAGAACACTAA